In Pseudobacter ginsenosidimutans, the following are encoded in one genomic region:
- a CDS encoding SusC/RagA family TonB-linked outer membrane protein produces MMKLTRGVSLLLLALLFPFLSFAQEAITGKVTDKNGLPLSGATVTNKAGNSIQTSSNGTFTLTVASKDKLTVSYVGFTTRTVAAAADLTIILSEEAINLSEVVVTGLAGGIKRSNAANAVTRLSAKELTGSTRPPTLDAAMNGKVSGAVIAANTGAPGGGMSIRLRGVSTVIGSSEPLYVIDGIIVNNSQLPSGAGTNSFSGAVGSNAGSEDQAPNRISDINPGDIESIDILKGPSAAAAYGTRANGGVIVITTRRGKSGKTRINVSQDLGMARALHLLGSENWTEEKINNFDADNGSYALSKDRTLELFRAANGQTWDYEKLIWGNTGLISNTNATVSGGTDKTRFLIAGSLQSETGIQKHTGYKRHSIRLNLDHKLTDFIDLKLSTNYLNTNTSRGFAGNDNNGVALAYSIAHIPNFINLNKTADGKYPESPNTGQNPFEVVDRAENKERTNRFLYSGEMNVWLLRKERSSLKLGLRSGIDFILSEPRAYMPEDMQFQSGNSLKGATRYSLNKIFYTYLQTSLAYNVNVGKNIDLTTSAVVLRDDQRRDISWIQGDGLLGGQRNPSTGQRVTTESLVEKEAVVALDLSQDINWDDKVIGRVGVRADKSTLAGLNFDKWFYFPRASLAVNLTNFAFWNVAPVTMLKPRIAYGQTSGFPTFNGAYSRMSPINYGGQLGVAAPVTLGLSRLEPERATELEFGVDLGLFDNRVVLEATYYKKKIQDFLFPFTLSAGTGVSSLSVFPVGDMENKGVELGLNAAIIRKKDIEWSTNIQWWFNKSLITRLDVPPAFVGSSGFGNYGRKRLVQGQSPTLWYGPDENNVLVPYKESQPKFQMSWGNTVRFGKGFEFGMFWHTSQGGHNASLTKLLKDEGGTTHDYSQPGKEDVIGRERQAEVISNFIFDASFIRLREASLYYTIPESALKSILKKGPERVRVGISGSNLLLITDYYGYDPEASNFNTSNAGGALSTGVDLAPHPAVRRFFFHLNFEF; encoded by the coding sequence ATGATGAAATTGACTCGAGGGGTCAGCCTGCTCCTGCTGGCCCTCCTATTCCCATTCCTTTCGTTTGCCCAGGAAGCAATCACGGGCAAAGTAACAGACAAAAATGGTTTACCGCTCTCCGGCGCTACGGTAACCAATAAAGCCGGAAATTCCATTCAGACCTCCTCTAACGGAACTTTCACTCTCACAGTAGCATCAAAAGACAAGCTTACAGTTTCTTACGTAGGCTTTACCACACGCACCGTTGCTGCTGCTGCGGACCTCACCATTATTTTGTCGGAAGAAGCCATCAACTTAAGTGAGGTGGTAGTTACCGGACTGGCAGGCGGTATCAAAAGAAGTAACGCAGCAAATGCTGTTACCAGACTGAGTGCCAAAGAACTTACAGGTAGCACACGTCCTCCCACATTGGATGCCGCCATGAACGGTAAAGTATCAGGAGCTGTTATTGCAGCCAATACGGGTGCTCCGGGTGGAGGTATGTCTATCCGTCTTCGTGGCGTATCTACAGTTATCGGTTCTTCAGAACCGTTATATGTGATCGATGGGATCATCGTAAACAACAGCCAGTTGCCTTCTGGCGCAGGGACGAATTCGTTCAGCGGTGCGGTAGGCTCAAATGCGGGATCTGAAGACCAGGCCCCCAACAGGATCTCGGATATCAATCCCGGTGATATCGAATCAATCGATATCCTGAAAGGTCCTTCAGCTGCAGCAGCCTATGGAACACGCGCCAATGGCGGTGTGATTGTGATCACTACCCGCCGCGGTAAATCAGGTAAGACGAGGATCAACGTTTCCCAGGATCTGGGTATGGCGCGTGCACTGCATTTGCTGGGCTCAGAAAACTGGACTGAGGAAAAGATCAACAACTTTGATGCGGACAACGGAAGTTATGCGTTGAGTAAGGATAGAACACTGGAATTGTTCCGTGCCGCCAACGGACAAACCTGGGACTATGAAAAACTGATCTGGGGTAATACAGGCTTAATCAGTAATACCAATGCCACTGTATCCGGCGGAACTGATAAAACCAGGTTCCTCATTGCCGGATCACTGCAAAGTGAAACAGGCATCCAGAAACATACAGGATACAAACGTCACAGTATCCGCCTCAACCTGGACCATAAGCTTACTGATTTCATCGATCTGAAACTAAGTACCAATTACCTGAACACCAATACCAGCCGCGGCTTTGCCGGTAATGACAACAATGGTGTGGCGCTGGCTTATTCCATTGCCCATATTCCTAATTTCATTAACCTGAACAAAACGGCAGATGGAAAGTATCCTGAGTCTCCCAATACCGGTCAAAATCCTTTCGAAGTGGTAGACAGGGCAGAGAATAAGGAAAGGACCAACCGTTTCCTGTATTCAGGTGAAATGAACGTATGGCTGCTGCGTAAGGAAAGATCTTCCCTGAAGCTCGGACTCAGAAGCGGTATCGATTTTATTCTCTCCGAGCCAAGGGCATATATGCCGGAAGACATGCAGTTCCAGTCTGGCAATAGTTTGAAAGGAGCCACACGTTACTCACTCAACAAAATATTTTATACTTATCTCCAAACATCATTGGCATATAATGTGAATGTTGGAAAGAATATCGATCTCACTACCAGCGCTGTGGTATTACGTGATGATCAGCGTCGTGATATTTCCTGGATCCAGGGTGATGGATTGCTCGGTGGTCAACGTAACCCCAGCACAGGTCAGCGTGTGACTACTGAAAGCCTGGTAGAAAAAGAAGCGGTAGTAGCGCTTGACCTCAGCCAGGATATCAACTGGGACGATAAAGTGATCGGCCGTGTAGGTGTACGTGCCGATAAATCCACATTGGCAGGTTTGAATTTCGACAAATGGTTTTATTTCCCCAGAGCTTCACTGGCTGTTAATCTCACCAATTTTGCATTCTGGAATGTGGCTCCTGTAACGATGTTGAAGCCGCGTATCGCATATGGACAAACTTCCGGATTCCCCACTTTCAACGGAGCTTATTCACGCATGTCTCCGATAAACTACGGTGGACAGCTGGGTGTGGCTGCACCGGTAACCCTTGGACTGAGCCGCCTGGAACCTGAAAGGGCAACCGAGCTGGAGTTCGGTGTTGATCTGGGTCTTTTTGATAACCGTGTTGTGCTGGAAGCCACCTATTATAAAAAGAAGATCCAGGACTTCCTTTTCCCCTTCACACTGTCCGCAGGAACAGGTGTTAGCAGCCTTTCAGTTTTCCCAGTGGGAGATATGGAAAACAAAGGTGTTGAATTGGGTCTCAATGCTGCTATCATCAGGAAGAAAGATATCGAATGGTCTACCAACATTCAATGGTGGTTTAACAAATCGCTTATTACCCGCCTGGATGTTCCGCCTGCATTTGTTGGTAGTTCAGGGTTTGGTAATTATGGAAGGAAACGCCTGGTGCAGGGTCAATCTCCTACTCTGTGGTATGGTCCTGATGAAAACAATGTGCTTGTTCCTTACAAAGAGTCACAACCGAAATTCCAGATGAGCTGGGGAAACACAGTGCGATTTGGAAAAGGATTCGAGTTCGGCATGTTCTGGCATACCAGCCAGGGTGGACATAATGCCTCGCTTACCAAATTGCTGAAAGATGAAGGTGGTACTACACATGACTACAGCCAGCCAGGAAAAGAGGATGTAATTGGCAGGGAAAGACAGGCAGAGGTAATCAGTAACTTTATTTTTGATGCCAGCTTCATTCGCCTGAGAGAAGCATCTCTTTATTATACTATTCCCGAATCTGCGCTGAAGAGTATTTTGAAAAAAGGACCTGAGCGCGTTCGTGTAGGTATCTCAGGATCTAATCTGCTCCTGATCACTGATTACTATGGGTATGATCCCGAAGCTTCCAACTTCAATACCAGCAACGCAGGCGGCGCTTTATCCA